In Fusarium oxysporum f. sp. lycopersici 4287 chromosome 13, whole genome shotgun sequence, the DNA window GCAGAAGAACTGGGCCCGTGCCAATACAATAGGCCTGGAGAAGGTTGAACATCTCCTGGGGATTCTCAATCCCGACTAGTTGACTAAGTGCTTCTCCAGTGCAGTTACCTCGGATGGAGACGGCAGCTTTTGCCGCCCTGATCTTTTGATCCATAGTCTGCTGTTCCTCGGGAGGGTAATCACCAAAGACAGCATCTTCGAGACCATTGATTCGAAGAATGGCCTTCTGAGCTGGGCAATATTGCTCCCAATTGGAGGGTCCGCCTAGCTTGAGCTCTTGCGGAAGGAAAAGAGTATTCTTTTCAGAGATGACCGTGGTACTGTCATACATTGAGGATGGTGTGTGGTCTTGACCTGAAGCACCAGGTCGCGACGATTCGGATGCAGGCGATACTCTGATTGTGTTGCGGGTTCGCATGGTGGAACGTGGGGCTCGTCGTGACGTCATCTTGAGTTGAAGTTTGGTTCTTTGATTCAGAAGAGAAACCCGGTGTTTGCTAACCCGGGCTCATAACctgttgtttatattgcgcagtagtgctaggtgaaaatatatatttttgTATAACTTGATTGTTCATtagtgagatgagagttcttctcaggtttatatctctaaatgatttcatctaggactttaaactttaaatctaggactttcagactgttagtctgaatcctgaagggaagggggatccccggattttccaacaagTCGTGCGCACCAAGGGATTCACGATCAGGTCTTGCCAGCATGGCGATATTCACAATTGGCGGCCTACTGAAAGTAAGTTCAGCCTGTATTCCTGAAACCTCCaacaagatgaacaaggTCCGCTGACTTTAGAGATAGGCTTGGATGCTATTCCGAACAGATACGATGCGCAGGGCCGGCCATTCGACTATATCGTTTGCTGCACCAAGAATATTCCAGACATTATCCCTACGTTATGCGACATCATTGCACCTGCAGTCACTCCCGGCCATACGGCCATCGTCTTGATACAAAATGGTCTGAATATCGAAAGACCGTTTATCCATCGATTTCCGAACAATGTTATCATATCTGGTATCAGCAGAATCGACGCCCACGAAGTCGCACCTGGTGTCATCGAGCAGAAACAGAACGACCTTCTACACATCGGAGCTTTCAATAACCCGTCCTTGCATCTGAAGGTACAAGAGGCGGCGGCGAAGCGCTTCGTAGAAATCTACAGCATGGGAGGCAAAACGACATGTCTGTACCAACCAGACGTCGATTTTGACCGCTGGAGCAAGTTGGTGTACAATGCTTCCTTCAACCCGATTTGCGCGTTGGCTCGCCTGAACACTGGCGAGCTGCAGAGAACAGGCAGAGTTGTGGACACTCTTGTAATCCCCGCGATGAAAGAAGTTCTGGCTGTAGCGGAAAAGGCAGGACACGCGCTTCCGGAAAGCATTATAAATGATACAATCAGGAGCAACCCGATAAACGATAATATTACCCCGAGTATGCAAATAGATCTGGAAAAGGTAAAGTGTTCACCCAATGGAGATAATAGTTTAAGATCTAACATGCTGGGCTGCAGGGTAATTTTATCGAACATGAGAATATCATCGGGGAGGTGGTCCGAGAAGGTCACGAGAGAGGAGTAGCTACACCGGTATTATCAACTTTGTACGAACTATGCTGTGCAGTGCAGTGGAAGCTCAAGGGAAAGAGAAACGGTAAATAGATTAGAGAGTTAACGGTCCGGTATCCTTTAAGCGCCTGTTTCGATGTTCTCCAATTTGCCAAAAGTAGTTTGTTACAAGGTGTTAAAATTAACTCATCCTCGGGCTATTGTGTAGTAAGTTGGTTCATTGCCCTGAAGTGCTTTTTTTAAAGACTGTTATTTTGTATTGATAGACCTGACAGttgatgcttgcatcgcgGGCCATTCCTCGAGATTCGCTCCTCGCTGTACGCAAGACTTTTCACTTACCCTACTGTCGACAGTCGGCGTGGGACGAGGGACAGGCAAGAGCCAGTTCCTGACTCGCATAACGGAACGAAAACGAGGTTAAACGAGGTCGCCAGGTTAAGCATCCAGGAACTTTTGCACTATATCCCGAGATATCCACAATAGCCCACGCTGAGGCCAATTGAAAGCCATTGTGCGCTGTGATGGATGGCAGGGGTGTTTCCACTGGGTAGTACGGGGACATTGGACCAATTGCTTTTTATTTCAGTGGctgcctttctctttttctcgTTCTCGTTTTCTATCCCGAGTTTTTTGACTTTTCCCCTGAGAATCCAGAATTTGGCATTGGTCATGTCGAGTAGCACGCCAACAACGCTGCCTACCTCGGGAACCTCGGAGCATCGAGGTTCCAAGACGAAACGAGTCCACAAGAAATCGCGGATGGGTTGCCAGACCTGCAAGCACAGACGAATCAAAGTCAGTCGCACTTCAATTCCTTCTTTAGCATACAATCAGGAGCCATTGACTAATTATTTCTTGTTTTTCGTCCTTCCAGtgtggagaagagaagcctATTTGCGCTCACTGTGAGAGACGAGGTGAAGAATGCCACTATACTCTCCCATTCCATACGAGGCACTACACTTCTCCAGTGTCGTCACCACAAACACCTGCAGCAGCACCAAATCTTGGCTTGTTGGACCTGGAACTCATGCATAATTTCTGCACGTCGACTTACGCCACTCTGAGTAATGACTCGGCGATAAGAGACCTCTGGCGCATTCGGATCGTCAGGCTTTGCTTAAACTGTGACTACGCCATGTTGGCAATCTTATCCGTGTCAGCACTCCACCTGAGCCATTTCTCAACGGAGAGGAGAGAATTCCTCCGCGAAAGAGCTATAACGTACCATAACCAGGCGCTAAGCATTGCCTCTGCGTTTATCGACGCGTACAATGACAAAAATGCCCAGCATCTGTTTGCCTTCTCCATTTTAACTATCTACTATTGTTAGTCCCCTGGACCCCCTTGTTGATCTCGCTAACATCTATACTAGCTTTCGCTCAGACCCCAGAGCATGACGACGGGCCATACCCTCCTTGGGTAGTCCTGATAAAAGGCTGCACCAGTTTTATGGCATTGGCTCGGAGCACCCTCTTAGTTGGACCTTTCTCAGCTCTGTTGCAAAAGGCTCGAAGGCGTTTGGAACTCAGAGAGCAAACCTTCAAAACCGACTACATGCAGCAGTTGAGGTTCTTTGTGGACGAGACGATCACAGATTCAGAGCGGCGTTCAGTTTATCACGATGCGATTCACGGATTGAACCAGACTTATGGTGTGTTTTATGAAGTCGAAGGTGATAAGGATCTAGTGGATATTTTTTCTTGGATTGTATTTGCAAAAGATTTCCTTACGTTTGtggcagatgaagaagaggaggctCTTGTCGTACTGTCTTACTTTTGCGTCTTGTTACACAAATTACCTTGTCAATGGTGGCTGAACAGTTGGGTTAACCATATCATGACCAGGATATACTCGTCTGTGGGCGAGGTGTATCTCATTTATTTAGTATGGCCGATGGAGGAGATTGGATGGTTGCCGAAGCATTAAGACTTGTTGTTTACAGATACCTAGCTAATGCCCAACAGATCGTGATCTGTGGATAAATAACTGCAAGGCTTTCGCTTACGGGCCCATGTTCTCGGTTTTCGTTCCCGTCACCCACTCTCGGTTTCAAAACGAGTTGTGGATACCAGGATCCGGTATCCACAGGCCGTAGCTAACATCATTGAACGTCATCCACTTTCCAGGTTCGCACAGAATGCGAGATGCGAAAATAGCAAAGGGATACGGTCATCGTGTCGAAGTGGAGGCTGGGCTGGTATGTTCTCCCTATCAACCAACCACTTCCTATTTTGGCGTTCCCTTCCGTGGGATGGCAATTCTGTGTTCTCGATAAAAGCTTTTCCTTCCTTTGCTCAAAAGTAACCCGCACATCAACCTCGAAATCGCTTTCAGTTGAAGTTGCAAGCGAAGATGGAGCTTTTCCCACGGATTGACACACTTGCCGACGGCAAGGTGGACTTTAAGCTGTACCGGTACACGCCTTCTTTCCCTGCAGCCATCGTCGCTACGGTCATCTTCGCGATACTTTCCTGCCTTCACATTTGGCGCCTCAGCAAAGCCCGAGCCTGGTACTTTATTCCGTTTACAATCGGC includes these proteins:
- a CDS encoding 2-dehydropantoate 2-reductase, whose amino-acid sequence is MAIFTIGGLLKVSSACLDAIPNRYDAQGRPFDYIVCCTKNIPDIIPTLCDIIAPAVTPGHTAIVLIQNGLNIERPFIHRFPNNVIISGISRIDAHEVAPGVIEQKQNDLLHIGAFNNPSLHLKVQEAAAKRFVEIYSMGGKTTCLYQPDVDFDRWSKLVYNASFNPICALARLNTGELQRTGRVVDTLVIPAMKEVLAVAEKAGHALPESIINDTIRSNPINDNITPSMQIDLEKGNFIEHENIIGEVVREGHERGVATPVLSTLYELCCAVQWKLKGKRNGK